The Sinomicrobium kalidii genome contains a region encoding:
- a CDS encoding tetratricopeptide repeat protein, with the protein MRIATIVIVLLSHCWGFSQEQSSEKLFEEATVLYNNGDYEGAAANYRTILDGGEHSASVYYNLANAYYKLNNIPESIYYYEKALQLAPNDQDIKNNLVFARNKTIDAIETVPRTGISRFWEKFTGNFHYDTWAGIAVAFAFLSALLFLFYYYLSSSVKKRIFFVASIVSVICMCFSVYIAYSGYHKSIHTRFAIIFAGESQVMSEPNSRSEQAFLLHSGTKVQVLETLDDWKHIRLADGKTGWLPQDDIKEL; encoded by the coding sequence AAGCTTTTTGAAGAAGCGACCGTCCTTTACAACAACGGCGATTATGAAGGCGCCGCAGCGAACTACCGGACCATACTGGATGGCGGGGAGCACTCCGCATCGGTATACTATAACCTGGCCAATGCGTACTACAAACTCAACAACATCCCCGAAAGCATCTATTATTACGAAAAGGCCCTGCAACTGGCACCGAACGACCAGGACATTAAAAACAACCTTGTATTTGCCCGGAACAAGACGATAGATGCCATAGAAACCGTACCCCGGACGGGAATATCCAGGTTCTGGGAAAAATTTACCGGAAACTTTCATTACGATACCTGGGCGGGCATTGCTGTGGCTTTTGCCTTTTTATCGGCCCTGCTGTTCCTCTTTTACTATTACCTGAGCTCATCGGTTAAAAAGAGGATATTCTTTGTAGCAAGCATAGTTTCGGTGATCTGTATGTGTTTCAGTGTATACATAGCGTATTCCGGCTACCACAAAAGTATTCATACCCGATTTGCCATTATTTTTGCCGGGGAGTCCCAGGTAATGTCCGAACCCAATTCCAGAAGTGAGCAAGCCTTTCTCCTCCACAGCGGTACCAAGGTACAGGTCCTGGAAACCCTGGACGACTGGAAACACATCCGGCTGGCCGACGGAAAAACCGGCTGGCTGCCACAGGACGACATAAAAGAACTTTAA
- a CDS encoding cation diffusion facilitator family transporter, which yields MTREQVAVKAIYFSMLSNAALAVIKGVTGIFGNSYALIADAMESTTDVFSSLLVLLGLKYASRPADKNHPYGHGKAEPLLTFVIVGFLVVSATIIAYESIKNIGTPHALPKPYTLIVLGLIILWKELSYRKVIRKSRETGSSSLRADAWHHRSDAITSVAAFIGIAIALFLGKGYEAADDWAALFASGFIVYNSYLIFRPALGEVMDEQRYEDRIKRVREIARQVDGIITTEKCYVRKTGMKYHIDLHAIVDAEITVREGHKLAHDLKDALQEEMPDTEHILIHVEPYEERDREEPTSLSAAQNKNRKA from the coding sequence ATGACCAGGGAACAGGTAGCGGTAAAAGCGATTTACTTCAGTATGTTGAGTAATGCTGCCCTTGCGGTTATAAAAGGGGTTACGGGTATTTTCGGCAATTCATACGCCCTTATAGCCGATGCCATGGAGTCCACTACCGACGTGTTTTCTTCGCTTTTGGTATTGCTGGGACTGAAATACGCCAGCCGCCCGGCAGACAAGAACCACCCCTACGGGCACGGCAAGGCGGAACCTTTGCTTACTTTTGTCATTGTAGGGTTTCTGGTGGTCTCGGCTACGATCATTGCGTATGAGAGTATAAAAAATATAGGTACACCACACGCCCTCCCGAAACCTTATACCCTTATTGTGCTGGGTCTGATTATACTGTGGAAAGAATTGTCTTATCGCAAGGTAATACGGAAAAGCAGGGAAACGGGGAGTTCTTCTCTGCGGGCAGACGCCTGGCACCACAGAAGCGACGCAATTACTTCGGTTGCGGCTTTTATCGGAATAGCCATAGCACTTTTCCTCGGGAAGGGATATGAAGCTGCCGATGACTGGGCTGCGCTCTTTGCATCGGGTTTTATTGTGTATAACAGTTACCTGATTTTCCGCCCGGCACTCGGGGAGGTCATGGACGAACAACGCTATGAAGACCGCATAAAACGAGTACGTGAAATCGCCCGGCAGGTAGACGGGATTATAACTACCGAAAAGTGTTATGTACGCAAAACCGGGATGAAATACCATATAGACCTGCATGCCATTGTAGATGCGGAGATCACGGTAAGGGAAGGGCACAAGCTGGCTCATGATCTCAAGGATGCCTTACAGGAAGAAATGCCTGATACGGAACATATCCTCATCCATGTGGAACCTTACGAAGAACGGGATAGGGAAGAGCCTACCTCCCTGTCCGCAGCGCAAAATAAGAACAGGAAGGCTTAA